The Streptococcus sanguinis genomic sequence AAAGATTAGTTATGAATAAAATAGATTTTGTTGTTACTTGGGTTGATGGGAATAATCCTGTGTGGCAAGAAAAAAAATCAAGCTATGATGGCTCGGTTAATACTTCTAAACAGAGTATGAATTCAGTCAAGGCTTACCGAGAATGGGGGACCTTTAAATATTGGTTTAGAGGAGTTGAAAAATTTGCTCCTTGGGTCAATAAGGTCTACCTCGTGACCGACCAGCAAAAGCCAAGCTGGTTAGATATAAATAGTGAAAAATTGGTGTTGGTAGATCATACAGAGATTATCTGTAATGACTACCTGCCAGTTTTTTCTGCCAATCCTATCGAAAGTAACATCCATCGAATCCCTGGTCTCTCAGAGCATTTTGTTTTTTTTAATGACGATATGTATTTGACAGCTCCAGTCGAGCCGACAGATTTTTTCTCAGAGGATGGTTTACCCAAATATAATACGGCTCTTTCACCGATTATTCCTGAGCGATATGGAACGGGGAATTTTCAGATAAATGACATGGAGATTGTCACTAGCTATTTCAGTCGAAATGAAATTTTGAAGAATGGCCAATTCTTTGATCCAAAGCAGGGATTAAAAAGTATCGTTAAGTCGCTACTATACAGAAATAGTCAGTTTATCTGTGGTTTCTGGGAGAGTCATCTGCCCTATCCTCTACTAAAATCAACGATGAACTTAGTATGGGAAAAGGAAAGAGCTGTCTTGGAAAGAACCTCGGCTAGTCGCTTTAGAAATCCATCTGATACCAATGTTTGGCTCTTTAAGTATTGGCAGATTGCCAGTGGTCAATACGCTGTCGGAAATCCAAAGTTGGGGGGACTCTTTTCTTTGGATAATGCCGGACCAGATTTTTGGAAGATATTAAATTCTGGTAAATACCAAATTATGTGTATTAATGACGGACACAATGTTCAAGATGAGGAACAGGTGATGGCAGACTTTATCAAGGCTATGGACCAACTGCTTCCAGATAAAAGTTCATTTGAGATTTAAACAGTAAAACTAAATAAGAGAAAGAAAAGAAAAGATGATTTCGGTAATTGTGCCTGTTTACAATGTGGAGGACTATCTTCATTATGCCATGGAGACTTTGGAACATCAGACTTATAAGGATATGGAAGTCCTCTTGATTGATGATGGATCGAGTGATGGATCAGGACTCTTATGTGACCAGTATGCCCAGCAATATGATTGGGTGACTAGCTACCACAAGGTCAACGGTGGCTTGTCTGATGCTCGGAACTATGGGGTCTTGAAAGCCAAGGGTGAATGGATTACTTTCCTAGATCCAGACGACTATTTGGAACCTTGCGCCTTGGAATTGCTGGCAGAGCTACAAGGTCGTACCCAAGCAGATATGGTTAGTGGTAAAGTAGAGCCAAC encodes the following:
- a CDS encoding Stealth CR1 domain-containing protein, yielding MNKIDFVVTWVDGNNPVWQEKKSSYDGSVNTSKQSMNSVKAYREWGTFKYWFRGVEKFAPWVNKVYLVTDQQKPSWLDINSEKLVLVDHTEIICNDYLPVFSANPIESNIHRIPGLSEHFVFFNDDMYLTAPVEPTDFFSEDGLPKYNTALSPIIPERYGTGNFQINDMEIVTSYFSRNEILKNGQFFDPKQGLKSIVKSLLYRNSQFICGFWESHLPYPLLKSTMNLVWEKERAVLERTSASRFRNPSDTNVWLFKYWQIASGQYAVGNPKLGGLFSLDNAGPDFWKILNSGKYQIMCINDGHNVQDEEQVMADFIKAMDQLLPDKSSFEI